A single region of the Changchengzhania lutea genome encodes:
- a CDS encoding RecQ family ATP-dependent DNA helicase — protein MLTAKSDLHASLKKYFGFSKFKGLQKPVIESLVARNNTFVIMPTGGGKSLCYQLPALMQEGTAIVVSPLIALMKNQVDAIRGISKEEGVAHVLNSSLNKTEVKQVKEDITNGVTKLLYVAPESLTKEENVEFLRSVKVSFLAIDEAHCISEWGHDFRPEYRNLRHIIGRIGDDIPIIALTATATPKVQEDIIKNLGIHGATTFKASFNRPNLYYEVRPKTKDVDADIIRFVKQNEGKSGIIYCLSRKRVEELAQVLQVNGIKAVPYHAGLDAKTRSSHQDKFLMEDVDVVVATIAFGMGIDKPDVRFVIHHDIPKSIESYYQETGRAGRDGGEGHCLAFYAYKDIEKLEKFMSGKPVAEQEIGHALLQEVVAFAETSISRRKFILHYFGEAFDNETGEGGEMDDNIRHPKKQNEAKENVKSLLEIIQNTHEKYKSKDLVNVIIGKENALINSHKTNEQPFFGNGKHEDNKYWMALLRQVLVAGYLKKDIETYGVIKLTDSGKAFIEKPVSFMMTEDHLFDGAQEDGSIITAEKGSGAVADEMLMGMLKDLRKKNAKKLGVPPFVIFQDPSLEDMALKYPINVSELAHVHGVGEGKAKKYGKDFAALISKYVDENDITRPDDLVVKSTGSNSANKLYIIQNIDRKLPLDDIASSKRMKMPDLIKEMEMIVYSGTKLNIDYWIQDILDEDQQEEIHEYFMESQTDNIDTAIDEFDGDYDDEELRLYRIKFISEVAN, from the coding sequence ATGTTAACAGCAAAAAGTGACCTGCATGCTTCGCTAAAAAAATATTTTGGATTTAGTAAATTCAAAGGACTTCAAAAACCCGTTATTGAAAGCCTGGTAGCACGTAATAATACATTTGTTATTATGCCAACGGGCGGTGGAAAATCGCTTTGCTATCAATTGCCAGCATTAATGCAAGAAGGCACGGCCATAGTAGTCTCGCCTCTAATAGCTTTAATGAAAAACCAAGTGGATGCGATTCGTGGTATTTCAAAAGAAGAAGGCGTGGCACACGTTTTAAATTCTTCACTTAATAAAACAGAGGTTAAACAGGTTAAAGAAGATATTACCAATGGTGTGACCAAGCTACTTTATGTAGCACCAGAATCATTAACAAAAGAAGAGAATGTTGAATTTTTGCGCTCTGTAAAAGTGTCTTTTCTAGCCATTGATGAGGCCCATTGCATTAGCGAATGGGGTCATGATTTTAGACCAGAGTATCGAAATTTGCGGCATATTATTGGCAGGATTGGAGATGATATTCCTATCATAGCACTTACGGCAACGGCGACTCCTAAAGTACAGGAAGACATTATTAAGAACTTGGGTATTCATGGGGCTACAACATTTAAAGCCTCTTTTAATAGACCCAACTTATATTATGAAGTTCGTCCAAAAACAAAAGATGTTGATGCAGACATCATTCGATTTGTAAAACAAAACGAAGGAAAATCAGGCATTATTTATTGTTTAAGTAGAAAACGTGTAGAAGAACTGGCGCAAGTACTCCAAGTTAACGGTATTAAGGCCGTACCTTATCATGCTGGTTTAGATGCCAAAACACGATCGAGTCATCAAGATAAATTCTTAATGGAGGATGTCGATGTGGTGGTGGCTACCATCGCCTTTGGTATGGGCATTGATAAGCCCGATGTGCGCTTTGTTATTCATCATGATATTCCTAAAAGTATAGAAAGTTATTATCAGGAAACTGGTAGGGCAGGACGTGATGGTGGTGAAGGGCATTGTTTAGCATTTTATGCCTATAAAGACATTGAGAAGCTTGAAAAATTTATGTCTGGCAAACCCGTTGCAGAACAAGAAATAGGGCATGCTCTATTACAAGAAGTAGTGGCATTTGCAGAAACGTCTATCTCTAGACGTAAATTTATTTTACATTATTTTGGAGAAGCATTTGATAATGAAACAGGTGAAGGCGGGGAGATGGACGATAACATTAGGCATCCGAAGAAACAAAACGAGGCCAAAGAGAATGTTAAATCGCTTTTAGAAATCATACAGAATACTCATGAAAAATATAAGTCTAAAGACCTTGTAAATGTTATAATCGGTAAAGAAAATGCCTTAATCAATTCTCATAAAACAAATGAGCAACCCTTTTTTGGAAACGGAAAACACGAGGATAACAAATATTGGATGGCACTGTTGCGGCAAGTCCTAGTAGCTGGCTATCTTAAAAAAGATATTGAAACTTACGGTGTTATAAAGCTTACCGATTCTGGAAAAGCATTTATTGAAAAACCAGTGTCTTTTATGATGACGGAAGATCATCTATTTGATGGTGCACAAGAAGATGGCTCAATCATTACCGCAGAGAAAGGTAGTGGTGCGGTGGCAGATGAGATGCTAATGGGCATGTTAAAAGATCTGAGAAAAAAGAATGCCAAAAAATTAGGCGTACCTCCATTTGTTATTTTTCAAGATCCCTCTTTAGAGGACATGGCACTTAAATATCCTATTAATGTTTCCGAGTTAGCCCATGTGCATGGTGTTGGAGAAGGAAAGGCTAAAAAGTACGGAAAGGATTTTGCGGCATTGATTTCTAAATATGTAGATGAAAATGACATCACCAGACCCGACGATTTAGTAGTGAAATCAACAGGGAGCAATTCGGCAAATAAGCTATATATCATTCAAAATATAGATCGAAAATTGCCCCTTGACGATATAGCATCTTCCAAAAGAATGAAGATGCCAGATTTAATTAAGGAGATGGAAATGATTGTCTATTCAGGCACCAAACTCAATATAGATTATTGGATTCAGGATATTTTAGATGAAGATCAGCAAGAAGAAATCCATGAGTATTTTATGGAATCCCAAACGGATAACATTGATACCGCTATTGATGAATTTGATGGCGATTACGATGATGAAGAACTCAGACTCTATCGTATCAAATTCATCAGTGAGGTTGCTAATTAA
- a CDS encoding putative type IX sorting system protein PorV2 has protein sequence MKPYITTLFCVLSVSLFSQTVRKYSNEFMNIGVDAAALGMSSAVTSHSADVNSGYWNPAGLTNLEDNQLALMHSSYFANIANYDYAAFAMPLDDRSAVGLSLIRFAVDDILNTTQLIDEQGNINYDRISLFSTADYGLTFSYARKLPIQGLNYGVNAKVIRRIIGNFASSWGFGLDVGIQFETDNDWKFGVMARDITTTYNSWSINEDEFKTIQDAVEGQNQELPETTEITIPKLQIGVSKLMTFHYDYTLLAAANVNVRFEENNDVISSSFASINPALGLEFGYIDMVYLRAGVGNFQNERQFDNSEQLSFQPSFGVGFKYNGIQIDYAFTDIGDQSIALYSNVFSLKLNFSIFR, from the coding sequence TTGAAACCTTACATAACCACATTATTTTGTGTTTTATCGGTCTCATTATTTTCACAAACGGTTAGAAAGTATTCTAATGAGTTTATGAATATTGGTGTAGACGCTGCTGCACTGGGGATGAGTAGCGCGGTGACTTCGCATTCGGCCGACGTTAATTCTGGATATTGGAATCCCGCAGGACTGACCAATCTTGAAGATAATCAGCTCGCTTTAATGCATTCCAGTTACTTTGCCAATATTGCCAATTATGATTATGCCGCTTTTGCCATGCCATTGGACGATAGAAGTGCGGTAGGTCTGTCTCTTATTAGGTTTGCTGTGGATGATATTCTAAATACTACGCAGCTTATTGATGAACAGGGCAATATAAACTATGACCGGATCAGTCTTTTTTCAACCGCCGATTATGGTCTCACCTTTTCCTATGCCAGAAAATTGCCAATTCAAGGTCTGAATTATGGAGTGAATGCTAAAGTGATTCGAAGAATTATTGGCAATTTTGCTTCTTCTTGGGGTTTTGGTTTAGATGTAGGCATTCAATTTGAAACTGATAACGATTGGAAGTTTGGCGTTATGGCACGTGATATTACAACCACCTACAATTCTTGGAGTATTAATGAAGATGAATTTAAGACCATTCAAGATGCTGTTGAAGGTCAAAACCAAGAATTACCAGAAACTACAGAAATTACGATACCTAAATTACAAATTGGAGTGTCTAAATTAATGACCTTCCACTATGATTATACCTTACTGGCCGCCGCCAATGTAAATGTCCGCTTTGAAGAAAATAACGATGTCATCTCATCTTCTTTTGCAAGTATTAATCCCGCCTTGGGTTTAGAATTTGGTTATATTGATATGGTCTATTTAAGAGCTGGGGTTGGTAATTTTCAAAATGAAAGACAATTTGATAACTCCGAGCAGTTAAGTTTTCAACCTAGTTTTGGCGTTGGCTTCAAATATAACGGGATTCAAATAGATTACGCCTTTACAGATATAGGCGATCAAAGCATTGCTTTGTATTCCAATGTATTTTCATTGAAACTCAATTTTAGTATCTTTAGATAA
- a CDS encoding carboxymuconolactone decarboxylase family protein, translated as MSDIVNEFNDYRSKMNDKILADNNKVIKRIFNLDTNAFAEGALDVKTKELLGLVASAVLRCDDCIKYHMETSYKLGLNKEEVVEALSIATLVGGTIVIPHLRRAYEFWDALEANN; from the coding sequence ATGTCTGATATTGTTAATGAGTTTAACGACTATCGTTCTAAAATGAATGATAAAATTTTGGCAGATAACAATAAAGTTATCAAACGCATCTTTAATTTAGATACCAACGCTTTCGCGGAAGGTGCCTTAGATGTCAAAACAAAAGAGCTGCTCGGATTAGTGGCATCGGCCGTGTTACGTTGCGATGACTGTATTAAATACCATATGGAAACCAGCTATAAATTGGGTTTAAATAAAGAAGAAGTTGTTGAAGCTTTAAGTATTGCCACCCTAGTTGGCGGTACTATTGTTATTCCTCATTTACGTCGCGCCTATGAGTTTTGGGATGCTTTAGAAGCCAATAATTAA
- a CDS encoding lipoprotein N-acyltransferase Lnb domain-containing protein: protein MRQSLFYFVFLFVSISIYAQGQILSNDAEISVLTIEPGVSLNDAFGHNAYRIKDRSNRIDVTYGYGKYDFDTPNFYLKFAQGKLNYLIDRTEFNQFYQSYVYYNRSITEQVLNLTQDEKQSLYNFLINNYKPENRAYLYDFFYDNCATKIKDVTNKAIDGDLTFNLPKDYKPETFRTLIQNNLNKNSWGSFGIDLALGSVIDRAATPEQHMFLPENIYTFFDSAQINNKALVKDTKILFTQKEIAKPSNFLTSPLFILGIIGAIIIWLTYKDNKNNTRQIWLDVTLFAITGIVGVIILLLWFATDHTATHQNYNLLWACALNILMVGQVYKKQAKAWFINYVKFLVILLCLLTLHWIIGVQVFAIGLMPLLIALFLRYLFLIKHFKKTY from the coding sequence ATGCGACAATCATTATTCTACTTTGTATTCCTATTTGTTTCAATTTCAATATATGCACAAGGTCAAATACTTTCGAATGATGCCGAAATAAGTGTCCTAACTATTGAGCCAGGTGTCTCATTAAACGATGCCTTTGGCCATAATGCCTATAGAATTAAGGATCGTTCAAACAGGATTGACGTGACTTATGGATACGGCAAATACGATTTTGATACACCAAACTTCTATTTAAAATTTGCCCAAGGCAAGCTTAACTATTTGATTGACAGAACAGAATTTAATCAATTTTACCAATCCTATGTTTACTATAACAGAAGCATCACAGAACAAGTTCTAAATCTTACACAGGATGAAAAGCAGAGCTTGTATAATTTTCTAATTAACAACTACAAACCTGAAAACAGAGCCTATTTATATGACTTTTTTTATGACAATTGCGCGACTAAAATAAAGGATGTTACTAATAAAGCGATAGATGGCGACCTTACATTCAATCTACCAAAAGATTATAAGCCTGAAACCTTTAGAACATTAATTCAAAATAATCTCAACAAAAATTCATGGGGAAGTTTTGGCATCGATTTAGCTTTGGGATCTGTAATTGATCGAGCAGCCACACCAGAACAACACATGTTTTTACCCGAGAATATCTATACATTCTTTGACTCAGCTCAAATAAACAATAAGGCTCTGGTGAAAGACACAAAAATTTTATTCACGCAAAAAGAAATCGCTAAGCCATCAAACTTTTTAACAAGTCCGCTATTTATATTGGGTATAATAGGCGCCATTATTATATGGTTGACGTATAAAGATAACAAGAATAACACAAGACAAATTTGGTTAGATGTGACACTATTCGCTATAACAGGTATAGTTGGTGTGATTATATTATTATTGTGGTTTGCTACCGATCATACTGCCACGCACCAGAATTATAATCTGCTATGGGCCTGCGCATTAAATATTTTGATGGTAGGTCAAGTGTATAAAAAACAGGCTAAAGCTTGGTTTATAAATTATGTAAAGTTTCTTGTTATTTTATTATGTCTGTTAACATTGCATTGGATAATAGGGGTACAGGTATTTGCTATAGGGTTAATGCCATTACTTATAGCTTTATTCTTGCGTTACCTATTTCTAATCAAACATTTTAAAAAAACTTATTGA
- a CDS encoding Arc family DNA-binding protein, with product MAKKKAFALRINEDVMKSIEKWASDEFRSTNGQIEWILNESLKKAKRLPKNKDSNLDE from the coding sequence ATGGCGAAGAAAAAAGCATTTGCTTTACGTATAAATGAAGATGTAATGAAATCTATAGAAAAATGGGCTTCGGATGAATTCCGTAGTACCAATGGTCAAATAGAATGGATATTAAATGAAAGTTTAAAAAAAGCTAAACGCCTCCCTAAAAATAAAGATTCTAATTTAGACGAGTAA
- the tatC gene encoding twin-arginine translocase subunit TatC: MATKDINEMSFLDHLEDLRWHLIRICLAVVIVATFAFIFSRFIFDAIIFAPLEMNFPTYHFLCSVANFIGVNTTFCAEEMPMIIQNRTMAGQFSADIWTAILAGFIIAFPYIIYQLWKFISPGLHSNERRHSRGFIIISSLLFFIGVLFGYYIVTPLSLNFLANYSISKVVDNQIDISSYIALVRSSALASGLIFELPIIVYFLTKIGLVTPEFLKTYRKYALVIVLILSAIITPPDIASQVIVAIPILILYQVSIYISKVVVRNQKIKEKQHV, from the coding sequence ATGGCGACAAAAGATATAAATGAGATGTCTTTTTTAGATCATCTTGAAGATTTAAGATGGCATTTAATTCGGATTTGTTTGGCTGTAGTTATTGTAGCAACATTTGCTTTTATTTTTAGCAGGTTTATTTTTGATGCTATTATTTTTGCTCCATTGGAAATGAATTTCCCAACCTATCATTTTTTATGTAGTGTAGCAAATTTTATAGGTGTCAATACCACATTTTGTGCTGAAGAAATGCCTATGATTATCCAAAACCGTACGATGGCCGGACAGTTTTCGGCAGATATATGGACTGCTATTTTAGCAGGCTTCATCATAGCATTTCCATACATTATATACCAACTCTGGAAATTTATTAGCCCAGGGCTGCATTCAAACGAGCGCAGACATTCTCGTGGTTTTATCATAATTTCATCCTTGTTGTTTTTTATTGGTGTATTATTTGGATACTATATTGTAACGCCTTTATCTCTTAATTTTTTAGCGAATTATAGTATTTCAAAAGTTGTAGATAATCAAATTGATATCAGTTCATATATCGCTTTGGTTCGGTCTTCCGCTTTAGCATCAGGATTAATTTTTGAATTACCCATCATCGTCTATTTTTTAACTAAAATAGGCTTAGTAACACCAGAATTCTTAAAGACCTATCGAAAATATGCTTTGGTCATTGTATTAATTCTTTCGGCAATTATAACGCCTCCAGATATTGCAAGTCAAGTTATTGTAGCCATCCCCATTTTGATATTATATCAAGTGAGTATTTATATTTCAAAAGTTGTAGTTAGAAATCAGAAAATAAAAGAAAAACAACATGTCTGA
- the lptB gene encoding LPS export ABC transporter ATP-binding protein has translation MILRAENLMKSYSGRKVVKDVSLEVKQGEIVGLLGPNGAGKTTSFYMIVGLIKPNGGSIYLDNQDITKYPMYKRAQNGIGYLAQEASVFRKLSIEDNILSVLQLTKLSKKEQQDKMESLIEEFGLGHIRKSRGDLLSGGERRRTEIARALATDPSFILLDEPFAGVDPVAVEDIQRIVAQLTKKNIGILITDHNVQETLAITDRTYLMFEGSILKAGKPEELANDEMVRKVYLGQNFELRKKKIRE, from the coding sequence ATGATTTTAAGAGCCGAAAATTTGATGAAGTCCTATAGCGGACGAAAAGTGGTAAAAGATGTTTCCCTTGAAGTAAAACAAGGGGAAATTGTGGGACTTTTGGGACCTAATGGTGCGGGGAAAACAACATCATTTTATATGATTGTTGGTTTAATTAAACCCAACGGGGGCTCTATTTATTTGGACAATCAAGACATTACAAAGTACCCCATGTATAAGCGTGCCCAGAACGGTATTGGTTATTTGGCTCAAGAAGCTTCGGTGTTTCGAAAATTAAGTATTGAAGATAATATTTTAAGCGTATTACAATTGACCAAGCTTAGCAAGAAAGAGCAACAGGACAAAATGGAATCGCTTATTGAAGAATTTGGTTTAGGTCATATTAGAAAAAGTAGAGGCGATTTATTATCTGGTGGGGAGCGCCGACGTACAGAAATTGCCCGTGCTTTAGCTACAGATCCAAGTTTTATTTTATTAGATGAACCTTTTGCTGGTGTCGACCCTGTTGCCGTAGAGGATATTCAGCGTATTGTAGCGCAACTCACCAAAAAGAATATTGGTATTTTAATTACCGATCACAACGTACAGGAAACCTTGGCCATTACAGATAGAACCTATTTAATGTTTGAAGGCAGTATTCTAAAAGCTGGGAAACCTGAAGAACTGGCCAATGATGAGATGGTACGAAAGGTGTATTTAGGTCAAAACTTTGAACTTCGGAAAAAGAAGATTCGAGAGTAG
- a CDS encoding KpsF/GutQ family sugar-phosphate isomerase, whose product MNSKDSIINVAKQTIELESKAIFNLSSLVNHHFAEAVELIYHSKGRVIITGIGKSAIIANKIVATLNSTGTPAIFMHAADAIHGDLGLILEDDVVICISKSGNTPEIKVLVPLIKSAKNKIIAITGNTESFLGQHADYILNAYVEKEACPNNLAPTTSTTAQLVLGDALAVCLLELRGFSSKDFAKYHPGGALGKKLYLRVHNISSVNEKPQVNGSTSIKNVIIEITEKMLGVTAVVENGDIVGIITDGDLRRMLTKVDDFSKLTAKDIMSANPKRIQNEAMAVDAMELMEINDISQLLVEENGKYAGVVHIHDLIKEGII is encoded by the coding sequence TTGAATAGTAAAGATTCCATTATTAATGTTGCCAAACAAACCATTGAATTGGAAAGTAAAGCCATTTTTAATTTATCTAGCTTAGTTAATCACCATTTCGCTGAGGCTGTAGAGCTTATATACCATTCTAAAGGACGCGTCATTATCACGGGTATTGGTAAAAGTGCCATAATTGCCAACAAAATTGTTGCTACTTTAAATTCTACAGGCACACCCGCTATATTTATGCATGCTGCAGATGCCATTCACGGTGACTTAGGTCTTATTCTTGAAGACGATGTAGTAATCTGTATTTCAAAAAGTGGTAATACACCCGAAATAAAAGTCTTGGTACCGCTTATTAAAAGTGCAAAAAATAAAATTATAGCCATTACTGGTAATACAGAATCATTTTTGGGGCAACACGCAGATTATATTTTGAATGCTTATGTTGAAAAAGAAGCCTGCCCCAATAATCTGGCCCCCACAACAAGTACCACTGCACAATTAGTATTAGGCGATGCCCTAGCGGTATGCCTATTAGAGTTACGTGGTTTTTCAAGCAAAGATTTTGCTAAATACCATCCAGGAGGTGCCTTAGGGAAAAAATTATATTTACGTGTTCATAATATTTCATCGGTTAATGAAAAACCTCAAGTAAATGGTAGTACCAGTATTAAAAATGTGATTATAGAGATTACAGAAAAGATGCTCGGAGTCACCGCAGTTGTTGAAAACGGAGACATTGTAGGCATCATTACGGATGGCGATTTACGTAGAATGCTTACCAAAGTGGATGATTTTTCCAAATTAACCGCAAAGGATATTATGAGTGCCAACCCAAAGCGCATTCAAAATGAGGCTATGGCTGTGGATGCTATGGAGCTTATGGAAATCAACGATATTTCGCAGCTTTTGGTTGAAGAAAATGGTAAATATGCTGGGGTTGTTCATATTCATGATTTAATAAAAGAAGGGATTATATAA
- a CDS encoding CDP-alcohol phosphatidyltransferase family protein, which yields MKKYIPNALTLLNLFSGCIAVILAVNNNFVLAALFVFLGIFFDFFDGFAARKLNVQSELGLQLDSLADMVTSGLVPGIVMFKLLQLTDPNWSSGSESAYEFSNLGILPLLGLCITLASAYRLAKFNLDEEQKTYFKGLPTPANALLIMSLPLIMEFQNNDIINAIILNKWFLIGVTLLSCYILNSNIKLFALKFKDYSFRANMTRYIFLVLCLVLLIVLHYAAIPIIIILYVVMSVLDRVNIK from the coding sequence ATGAAAAAATATATTCCGAATGCGCTAACACTTCTTAATCTATTCAGTGGTTGTATTGCCGTCATTTTAGCAGTAAATAACAATTTCGTTTTAGCGGCGTTATTTGTTTTCTTAGGAATCTTTTTTGATTTCTTTGATGGCTTTGCCGCCAGAAAACTGAATGTTCAAAGCGAATTGGGATTGCAGTTGGACTCCTTGGCAGATATGGTTACCAGTGGTTTGGTGCCGGGGATTGTCATGTTTAAACTACTTCAGTTAACAGATCCAAATTGGAGTAGTGGTTCAGAGTCTGCTTACGAATTTTCAAATTTAGGAATTCTGCCGTTATTGGGATTGTGTATAACGCTGGCCTCGGCATACCGTCTGGCTAAGTTTAATTTAGACGAAGAACAAAAAACATATTTTAAAGGTCTCCCCACGCCTGCCAATGCCTTATTGATTATGTCATTGCCGCTTATTATGGAATTTCAGAATAACGATATCATCAATGCCATCATTTTAAATAAATGGTTTTTAATAGGAGTCACGCTTTTAAGCTGTTATATACTTAATTCTAATATTAAGTTATTCGCTTTAAAGTTCAAAGATTATAGTTTTAGAGCTAATATGACTCGCTATATCTTTTTAGTTTTGTGCTTAGTATTATTAATCGTATTGCATTATGCAGCAATTCCTATAATCATCATATTATATGTAGTGATGTCGGTTTTGGACAGGGTTAATATTAAATAA
- a CDS encoding DUF808 domain-containing protein, which yields MASGFFALFDDIAVLMDDVVVLSKISTKKTAGILGDDLAVNAEKATGFVASREIPVLWAITKGSAKNKLIILPIAFLLSAFAPWAITLALILGGIYLAFEGVEKIYEYVVPHHHEVEHLSTEPISKEKVLSLEKKKIKSAIFTDFILSVEIVIIALGTVLDQPILTQILVVTVVSIIATIGVYGIVALIVRMDDLGYRLVQLNDKERSVSNAIGNFLVNALPWVIRSLSVIGTIALILVAGGIFSHNIEFLHHFLEGIPSFLKDAIIGLAVGFAALLLVKLFKSIFSKK from the coding sequence ATGGCATCAGGGTTTTTTGCGTTATTCGACGACATAGCAGTTTTAATGGATGACGTTGTTGTCCTGAGTAAAATAAGCACAAAAAAAACGGCTGGTATTTTAGGTGATGATTTAGCTGTGAATGCAGAAAAAGCAACTGGCTTTGTGGCTTCAAGGGAAATACCTGTTCTATGGGCAATTACAAAGGGTTCTGCAAAAAACAAATTAATTATACTGCCCATTGCCTTCTTGTTAAGTGCATTTGCACCATGGGCCATTACTTTAGCTTTAATTTTAGGTGGTATTTATTTAGCATTTGAAGGTGTTGAAAAAATTTATGAATATGTTGTTCCACATCATCATGAAGTTGAACATTTAAGTACAGAGCCTATATCTAAGGAAAAGGTTTTAAGCTTGGAAAAGAAGAAAATTAAATCGGCCATATTTACAGATTTTATTCTTTCGGTAGAAATAGTAATCATCGCTTTAGGTACGGTATTGGATCAGCCCATTTTAACTCAGATATTGGTAGTGACCGTTGTGTCCATAATTGCTACCATCGGTGTGTATGGTATTGTGGCACTTATAGTAAGAATGGATGATTTAGGATACAGATTGGTGCAGTTGAATGATAAGGAGCGCAGTGTTTCTAATGCTATTGGTAATTTTTTGGTGAATGCCTTGCCTTGGGTAATCAGAAGTTTATCTGTAATCGGGACCATCGCCTTGATTTTGGTAGCTGGTGGTATTTTTTCTCATAATATAGAATTCCTTCATCACTTTTTAGAAGGGATTCCTAGTTTCCTAAAAGATGCTATTATCGGATTGGCAGTAGGTTTCGCTGCTCTACTATTGGTGAAACTCTTTAAATCTATTTTTTCAAAGAAATAA
- a CDS encoding SPFH domain-containing protein, with protein sequence MKDEKIIVPLNGYLMLFIILSIIISGILLIFFTESVTYTLFLLLVVFFILPGFIMVQPNNSRVLLLFGKYIGTVKKNGLFWILPFYSKKKISLRASNFDSERLKVNDKMGNPIMISTILVWRVRDTYKAAFEVDNYENFVRVQTDAAVRKLASMYPYDNFADEGLTEDITLRSSINEVSEALEKEIQERLDTAGIEVLEARIGYLAYAQEIANAMLKRQQATAIVAARHKIVEGAVSMVEMALDELDKKDIIDLDEERKAAMVSNLLVILCSDKDAAPVVNAGTLNH encoded by the coding sequence ATGAAAGACGAGAAAATAATAGTCCCACTAAACGGATACCTTATGTTGTTCATCATTTTAAGTATCATCATCTCTGGTATATTGCTTATTTTTTTTACCGAATCCGTGACATACACTTTGTTTTTATTACTAGTTGTATTTTTTATATTACCCGGGTTTATTATGGTGCAACCTAATAATTCTAGAGTATTGTTACTCTTTGGAAAATACATTGGCACGGTTAAAAAGAATGGCTTGTTTTGGATCTTGCCTTTTTATTCCAAGAAGAAAATTTCATTACGGGCAAGTAATTTTGATAGTGAACGTTTAAAGGTTAATGACAAAATGGGCAATCCCATTATGATCAGTACCATTTTAGTATGGCGCGTAAGAGACACCTATAAAGCAGCGTTTGAGGTTGACAATTACGAAAATTTTGTGCGTGTGCAAACTGATGCCGCCGTTAGAAAACTTGCTAGCATGTATCCTTATGATAATTTTGCCGATGAAGGCCTTACGGAAGATATTACTTTACGTTCCAGTATAAATGAAGTAAGTGAAGCCCTGGAAAAAGAAATTCAGGAACGATTGGATACTGCTGGTATTGAAGTTCTTGAAGCTAGAATAGGTTATTTAGCTTACGCACAGGAAATTGCAAACGCCATGTTAAAACGCCAACAGGCTACTGCTATTGTTGCTGCTAGACACAAAATTGTTGAAGGTGCCGTAAGCATGGTTGAAATGGCACTTGATGAATTGGATAAAAAAGATATTATTGATTTAGACGAAGAACGCAAAGCAGCTATGGTCAGCAATCTTCTAGTAATACTTTGTAGCGATAAAGATGCGGCGCCCGTAGTAAATGCAGGCACATTAAATCATTAA